A portion of the Brevundimonas pondensis genome contains these proteins:
- a CDS encoding DUF3828 domain-containing protein yields the protein MRIQVLVTATVLALTATACSPAEDKAPAPAEAPLTGRATIYAAGEQSAEAFARALYADAAAPVANDPAAAAISPGRDPLYSRTMNALIGVDFREAEAKNEVPYLNYDPICACQDADGFALTALKMTPDGDKAATAEVAFTNHGQTHQQTLKLVREGPMWRIADVVDAKGKSLHDALMAIAEKAEG from the coding sequence ATGCGTATTCAAGTCTTGGTGACGGCGACGGTGCTGGCCCTGACGGCGACGGCCTGCTCTCCCGCCGAGGACAAGGCGCCCGCCCCGGCCGAAGCGCCGCTGACCGGGCGGGCGACCATCTATGCCGCCGGCGAGCAGAGCGCCGAGGCTTTCGCCCGCGCCCTCTATGCAGACGCCGCCGCGCCTGTGGCCAACGATCCCGCCGCGGCGGCGATCAGCCCCGGTCGCGACCCGCTGTATTCGCGCACCATGAACGCCCTGATCGGCGTCGACTTCCGCGAGGCCGAGGCCAAGAACGAAGTCCCCTATCTGAACTATGATCCGATCTGCGCCTGTCAGGACGCCGACGGCTTCGCCCTGACCGCGCTGAAGATGACGCCCGACGGCGACAAGGCGGCCACCGCCGAAGTGGCCTTCACCAACCACGGCCAGACCCATCAGCAGACGCTCAAGCTGGTCAGGGAAGGCCCCATGTGGCGCATCGCCGACGTCGTCGACGCCAAGGGCAAGTCCCTGCACGACGCCCTGATGGCCATCGCCGAGAAGGCCGAGGGCTGA